From one Chanodichthys erythropterus isolate Z2021 chromosome 3, ASM2448905v1, whole genome shotgun sequence genomic stretch:
- the LOC137017234 gene encoding cytochrome P450 2K1-like isoform X2 encodes MRRFALSNLRDFGMGKRGSEDKIIEEIQYLKGEIDKFEGKAFDTTHPVNYAVSNIISSIVYGSRFEYTDPRFTEMVDRANKNIRISGSASMMLYNTFPWLGPFLNSKRIIVRNVLKNKAEMTKLIKGLLETLNPQDLRGLVDSFLIRKQSDEQSGMKDSRFHQENLLAMVGNLFAAGTDTTGTTLRWGLMLMAKYPHIQDRVQDEIDGVIGGRQPVVDDRKKLPYTDAVIHETQRLANIVPMNLPHKTSCDVHFNGYFIKKGTPVIPLLTSVLKDPSEWEKPNSFYPEHFLDEKGQFVKRDAFIPFSAGRRVCLGESLARMELFLFFTTLLQSYRFTTPPGVSGDDLDLKGTVGITLNPSPHKLCAIRRS; translated from the exons ATGCGACGATTCGCTCTCAGCAATCTGCGGGACTTTGGGATGGGCAAGAGAGGAAGTGAAGACAAAATCATAGAGGAAATTCAGTATCTGAAAGGAGAAATTGATAAGTTTGAAG GGAAAGCCTTCGACACAACACACCCTGTGAACTACGCTGTGTCAAACATCATCTCATCTATTGTGTACGGCAGCAGATTTGAATACACAGACCCTAGATTCACAGAAATGGTTGACAGGGCAAATAAAAATATTCGGATTAGTGGATCGGCTTCTATGATG CTTTACAATACATTTCCGTGGTTGGGTCCATTCCTCAACAGCAAAAGGATTATTGTAAGAAATGTGTTGAAAAATAAAGCAGAAATGACGAAGTTGATCAAAGGGCTGCTGGAGACTCTGAATCCACAGGACCTCAGAGGGCTTGTCGACTCCTTTCTCATCCGCAAACAGAGCGACGAG CAATCTGGCATGAAGGACTCGCGCTTTCACCAGGAGAATCTTCTTGCGATGGTAGGAAATCTGTTTGCTGCTGGTACTGATACAACAGGAACGACTCTGCGCTGGGGTTTGATGCTCATGGCCAAATACCCTCATATACAGG ATCGAGTTCAGGATGAGATTGACGGAGTGATCGGTGGACGTCAGCCAGTGGTGGACGACAGAAAGAAATTACCGTATACAGATGCTGTGATTCATGAAACTCAGAGACTGGCCAACATAGTGCCCATGAATCTCCCTCATAAGACCAGCTGTGACGTTCACTTCAATGGATACTTCATCAAAAAG GGTACTCCTGTCATTCCTCTGCTGACGTCTGTTCTGAAGGATCCAAGCGAATGGGAGAAACCGAACAGCTTTTACCCAGAACACTTCCTAGACGAGAAGGGCCAGTTTGTCAAGAGAGACGCTTTTATTCCCTTTTCTGCAG GCCGAAGGGTTTGTTTGGGAGAGAGTTTGGCCAGGATGGAGCTCTTCCTGTTCTTCACTACCCTCCTTCAGAGCTACCGCTTCACAACTCCACCTGGAGTGTCTGGAGATGATCTGGATCTCAAAGGAACAGTGGGAATCACATTGAATCCATCCCCACACAAGCTGTGTGCGATCAGACGCTCCTGA
- the LOC137017234 gene encoding cytochrome P450 2K1-like isoform X1, translated as MAVVESMLNFSSTGTLLGAFLLLMFLYRLTCDSRSQKEGEIEPPGPKPLPLLGNLLSLDLTRPFDTLCELSRTYGNVYQVFLGPKKVVVLVGHKTVKEALVNYADEFEERDITPGFRIVNDGHGILFSNGENWKEMRRFALSNLRDFGMGKRGSEDKIIEEIQYLKGEIDKFEGKAFDTTHPVNYAVSNIISSIVYGSRFEYTDPRFTEMVDRANKNIRISGSASMMLYNTFPWLGPFLNSKRIIVRNVLKNKAEMTKLIKGLLETLNPQDLRGLVDSFLIRKQSDEQSGMKDSRFHQENLLAMVGNLFAAGTDTTGTTLRWGLMLMAKYPHIQDRVQDEIDGVIGGRQPVVDDRKKLPYTDAVIHETQRLANIVPMNLPHKTSCDVHFNGYFIKKGTPVIPLLTSVLKDPSEWEKPNSFYPEHFLDEKGQFVKRDAFIPFSAGRRVCLGESLARMELFLFFTTLLQSYRFTTPPGVSGDDLDLKGTVGITLNPSPHKLCAIRRS; from the exons ATGGCTGTTGTTGAATCAATGCTGAATTTTTCCAGCACAGGTACATTACTGGGTGCTTTtcttttgttaatgtttttatatcGACTTACCTGTGACTCCAGATCTCAGAAAGAGGGGGAAATCGAGCCACCGGGACCCAAACCTCTGCCACTGCTGGGGAACCTGCTGAGTCTTGACCTTACGAGACCCTTTGACACCCTTTGTGAG CTGTCCAGAACCTATGGGAATGTTTACCAAGTGTTTTTGGGTCCTAAAAAAGTTGTGGTACTAGTTGGACATAAAACCGTTAAAGAAGCACTTGTGAACTATGCAGATGAGTTTGAGGAGCGAGATATTACACCTGGTTTCAGGATAGTTAACGACGGCCATG GAATCCTCTTTTCCAATGGAGAGAACTGGAAAGAGATGCGACGATTCGCTCTCAGCAATCTGCGGGACTTTGGGATGGGCAAGAGAGGAAGTGAAGACAAAATCATAGAGGAAATTCAGTATCTGAAAGGAGAAATTGATAAGTTTGAAG GGAAAGCCTTCGACACAACACACCCTGTGAACTACGCTGTGTCAAACATCATCTCATCTATTGTGTACGGCAGCAGATTTGAATACACAGACCCTAGATTCACAGAAATGGTTGACAGGGCAAATAAAAATATTCGGATTAGTGGATCGGCTTCTATGATG CTTTACAATACATTTCCGTGGTTGGGTCCATTCCTCAACAGCAAAAGGATTATTGTAAGAAATGTGTTGAAAAATAAAGCAGAAATGACGAAGTTGATCAAAGGGCTGCTGGAGACTCTGAATCCACAGGACCTCAGAGGGCTTGTCGACTCCTTTCTCATCCGCAAACAGAGCGACGAG CAATCTGGCATGAAGGACTCGCGCTTTCACCAGGAGAATCTTCTTGCGATGGTAGGAAATCTGTTTGCTGCTGGTACTGATACAACAGGAACGACTCTGCGCTGGGGTTTGATGCTCATGGCCAAATACCCTCATATACAGG ATCGAGTTCAGGATGAGATTGACGGAGTGATCGGTGGACGTCAGCCAGTGGTGGACGACAGAAAGAAATTACCGTATACAGATGCTGTGATTCATGAAACTCAGAGACTGGCCAACATAGTGCCCATGAATCTCCCTCATAAGACCAGCTGTGACGTTCACTTCAATGGATACTTCATCAAAAAG GGTACTCCTGTCATTCCTCTGCTGACGTCTGTTCTGAAGGATCCAAGCGAATGGGAGAAACCGAACAGCTTTTACCCAGAACACTTCCTAGACGAGAAGGGCCAGTTTGTCAAGAGAGACGCTTTTATTCCCTTTTCTGCAG GCCGAAGGGTTTGTTTGGGAGAGAGTTTGGCCAGGATGGAGCTCTTCCTGTTCTTCACTACCCTCCTTCAGAGCTACCGCTTCACAACTCCACCTGGAGTGTCTGGAGATGATCTGGATCTCAAAGGAACAGTGGGAATCACATTGAATCCATCCCCACACAAGCTGTGTGCGATCAGACGCTCCTGA
- the LOC137017232 gene encoding cytochrome P450 2K1-like isoform X2 → MRFLPYKAAINKDGKEGKEPPGPKPLPLLGNLLTLDLQRPFDTFCELSKTYGNIFQVFLGPRKTVILVGYKTVKEALVNYAEEFGDRKIGPGFRIMNDEHGILFSNGENWKEMRRFALSNLRDFGMGKRGSEDKIIEEIQYLKGELDKFEGKAFDTTEPVNYAVSNIISSIVYGSRFEYTDPRFTEMVDRANENVRVGGSISMWIYDIFPWLGPFLKNKRIIVQNIVQSRVEMTRLIKGLLETLNPQDRRGFVDSFLIRKQSDEKSGKKDSYFHDENLMMTVTNLFVAGTDTTGTTLRWGLMLMAKYPQIQDRVQEEIDRVIGGRQPVVEDRKKLPYTDAVIHETQRLANIVPLSLPHITSCDVHFNGYFIKKGTTVVPLLTSVLKDPNEWEKPNSFYPEHFLDEKGQFVKRDAFMPFSAGRRVCLGESLARMELFLFFTSLLQSYRFTTPPGVSGDDLDLKGIVGITLNPSPHKLCAIRRS, encoded by the exons ATGAGGTTCCTCCCTTACAAAGCAGCTATAAAT AAAGATGGGAAAGAGGGGAAAGAGCCTCCAGGACCCAAACCACTGCCGCTGCTGGGGAACCTGCTGACCCTTGACCTCCAGAGACCCTTTGACACCTTTTGTGAG CTGTCCAAAACCTACGGAAACATATTCCAAGTGTTTTTGGGTCCCAGAAAAACTGTAATCTTAGTTGGGTACAAAACCGTCAAAGAAGCTCTTGTGAACTATGCAGAAGAATTTGGCGACAGAAAAATTGGACCTGGTTTCAGGATAATGAACGACGAACATG GAATCCTTTTTTCCAATGGAGAGAACTGGAAGGAGATGCGACGCTTCGCTCTCAGCAATCTGCGGGACTTCGGGATGGGCAAGAGAGGAAGTGAAGACAAAATCATAGAGGAAATTCAGTATCTGAAAGGAGAGTTAGATAAGTTTGAAG GGAAAGCCTTCGACACAACAGAGCCTGTGAACTACGCTGTGTCAAACATCATCTCATCTATTGTGTACGGCAGCAGATTTGAATACACAGACCCTCGATTCACAGAAATGGTCGACAGGGCAAATGAAAATGTTCGGGTCGGTGGATCAATTTCTATGTGG ATTTATGATATATTTCCGTGGTTGGGCCCATTCttgaaaaacaaaaggattattgtacaaaatattgtCCAAAGTCGAGTGGAGATGACGAGGTTGATCAAAGGGCTGCTGGAGACTCTGAATCCACAGGACCGCAGAGGGTTTGTCGACTCCTTTCTCATCCGCAAACAGAGCGACGAG AAATCTGGCAAGAAGGACTCATACTTTCATGATGAGAATCTAATGATGACTGTGACAAATCTGTTTGTCGCTGGTACTGACACAACAGGAACGACTCTGCGCTGGGGTTTGATGCTCATGGCCAAATACCCTCAGATACAGG ATCGAGTTCAAGAGGAGATTGACCGAGTGATCGGTGGACGTCAGCCAGTGGTGGAAGATAGAAAGAAATTACCGTATACAGATGCTGTGATTCATGAAACTCAGAGACTGGCTAATATAGTACCCTTGAGTCTGCCGCATATAACCAGCTGCGATGTTCACTTCAATGGATACTTCATCAAAAAG GGTACCACTGTAGTTCCTCTGTTGACGTCTGTTCTGAAGGATCCAAACGAATGGGAGAAACCAAATAGCTTTTACCCAGAACACTTCCTAGACGAAAAAGGCCAGTTTGTCAAGAGAGATGCTTTCATGCCCTTTTCTGCAG gccGAAGGGTTTGTTTGGGAGAGAGTTTGGCCAGAATGGAGCTCTTCCTGTTCTTCACTTCCCTTCTTCAGAGCTACCGCTTCACAACTCCACCTGGAGTGTCTGGAGATGATCTGGATCTCAAAGGAATAGTGGGAATCACATTGAATCCGTCCCCACACAAGCTGTGTGCGATCAGACGCTCCTGA
- the LOC137017232 gene encoding cytochrome P450 2K1-like isoform X1, with amino-acid sequence MAVFESLLQFLSTGTVLGALLLILVLYLLSSGSKSQKDGKEGKEPPGPKPLPLLGNLLTLDLQRPFDTFCELSKTYGNIFQVFLGPRKTVILVGYKTVKEALVNYAEEFGDRKIGPGFRIMNDEHGILFSNGENWKEMRRFALSNLRDFGMGKRGSEDKIIEEIQYLKGELDKFEGKAFDTTEPVNYAVSNIISSIVYGSRFEYTDPRFTEMVDRANENVRVGGSISMWIYDIFPWLGPFLKNKRIIVQNIVQSRVEMTRLIKGLLETLNPQDRRGFVDSFLIRKQSDEKSGKKDSYFHDENLMMTVTNLFVAGTDTTGTTLRWGLMLMAKYPQIQDRVQEEIDRVIGGRQPVVEDRKKLPYTDAVIHETQRLANIVPLSLPHITSCDVHFNGYFIKKGTTVVPLLTSVLKDPNEWEKPNSFYPEHFLDEKGQFVKRDAFMPFSAGRRVCLGESLARMELFLFFTSLLQSYRFTTPPGVSGDDLDLKGIVGITLNPSPHKLCAIRRS; translated from the exons ATGGCTGTATTTGAGTCACTTCTGCAGTTTCTCAGCACAGGTACAGTTCTGGGTGCTTTGCTGTTGATTCTGGTTTTGTATTTGCTTTCCTCTGGATCCAAATCTCAGAAAGATGGGAAAGAGGGGAAAGAGCCTCCAGGACCCAAACCACTGCCGCTGCTGGGGAACCTGCTGACCCTTGACCTCCAGAGACCCTTTGACACCTTTTGTGAG CTGTCCAAAACCTACGGAAACATATTCCAAGTGTTTTTGGGTCCCAGAAAAACTGTAATCTTAGTTGGGTACAAAACCGTCAAAGAAGCTCTTGTGAACTATGCAGAAGAATTTGGCGACAGAAAAATTGGACCTGGTTTCAGGATAATGAACGACGAACATG GAATCCTTTTTTCCAATGGAGAGAACTGGAAGGAGATGCGACGCTTCGCTCTCAGCAATCTGCGGGACTTCGGGATGGGCAAGAGAGGAAGTGAAGACAAAATCATAGAGGAAATTCAGTATCTGAAAGGAGAGTTAGATAAGTTTGAAG GGAAAGCCTTCGACACAACAGAGCCTGTGAACTACGCTGTGTCAAACATCATCTCATCTATTGTGTACGGCAGCAGATTTGAATACACAGACCCTCGATTCACAGAAATGGTCGACAGGGCAAATGAAAATGTTCGGGTCGGTGGATCAATTTCTATGTGG ATTTATGATATATTTCCGTGGTTGGGCCCATTCttgaaaaacaaaaggattattgtacaaaatattgtCCAAAGTCGAGTGGAGATGACGAGGTTGATCAAAGGGCTGCTGGAGACTCTGAATCCACAGGACCGCAGAGGGTTTGTCGACTCCTTTCTCATCCGCAAACAGAGCGACGAG AAATCTGGCAAGAAGGACTCATACTTTCATGATGAGAATCTAATGATGACTGTGACAAATCTGTTTGTCGCTGGTACTGACACAACAGGAACGACTCTGCGCTGGGGTTTGATGCTCATGGCCAAATACCCTCAGATACAGG ATCGAGTTCAAGAGGAGATTGACCGAGTGATCGGTGGACGTCAGCCAGTGGTGGAAGATAGAAAGAAATTACCGTATACAGATGCTGTGATTCATGAAACTCAGAGACTGGCTAATATAGTACCCTTGAGTCTGCCGCATATAACCAGCTGCGATGTTCACTTCAATGGATACTTCATCAAAAAG GGTACCACTGTAGTTCCTCTGTTGACGTCTGTTCTGAAGGATCCAAACGAATGGGAGAAACCAAATAGCTTTTACCCAGAACACTTCCTAGACGAAAAAGGCCAGTTTGTCAAGAGAGATGCTTTCATGCCCTTTTCTGCAG gccGAAGGGTTTGTTTGGGAGAGAGTTTGGCCAGAATGGAGCTCTTCCTGTTCTTCACTTCCCTTCTTCAGAGCTACCGCTTCACAACTCCACCTGGAGTGTCTGGAGATGATCTGGATCTCAAAGGAATAGTGGGAATCACATTGAATCCGTCCCCACACAAGCTGTGTGCGATCAGACGCTCCTGA
- the LOC137017233 gene encoding cytochrome P450 2K1-like, whose translation MAVFESLLQFLSTGTVLGALLLILVLYLLSSGSRSQKDGKEGKEPPGPKPLPLLGNLLTLDLQRPFDTFCELSKTYGNIFQVFLGPRKTVILVGYKTVKEALVNYAEEFGDRNIVPGFKITNDEHGILFSNGENWKEMRRFALSNLRDFGMGKRGSEDKIIEEIQYLKEEFDKFEGKAFDTTEPVNYAVSNIISSIVYGSRFEYTDPRFTEMVDRANENVRVGGSAIMMLNNIFPWLGPLLNSRRIILRNVLKSRAEMTRLINGLLETLNPQDRRGFVDSFLIRKQSDEKSCKKDSYFHQENLFMTVANLFVAGTDTTGTTLRWGLMLMAKYPQIQDRVQEEIDRVIGGRQPVVEDRKKLPYTDAVIHETQRLANIVPMNLPHKTSCDVHFNGYFIKKGTPVIPLLTSVLKDPSEWEKPNSFYPEHFLDEKGQFVKRDAFMPFSAGRRVCLGESLARMELFLFFTSLLQSYRFTTPPGVSGDDLDLKGTVGITLNPSPHKLCAIRRS comes from the exons ATGGCTGTATTTGAGTCACTTCTGCAGTTTCTCAGCACAGGTACAGTTCTGGGTGCTTTGCTGTTGATTCTGGTTTTGTATTTGCTTTCCTCTGGATCCAGATCTCAGAAAGATGGGAAAGAGGGGAAAGAGCCTCCAGGACCCAAACCACTGCCGCTGCTGGGAAACCTGCTGACCCTTGACCTCCAGAGACCCTTTGACACTTTTTGTGAG CTGTCCAAAACCTATGGAAACATATTCCAAGTGTTTTTGGGTCCCAGAAAAACTGTGATCTTAGTTGGGTACAAAACTGTCAAAGAAGCTCTTGTGAACTATGCAGAAGAGTTCGGCGACAGAAATATTGTGCCTGGTTTCAAGATAACGAACGATGAACATG GAATCCTCTTTTCCAATGGAGAGAACTGGAAAGAGATGCGACGATTCGCTCTTAGCAATCTGCGGGACTTCGGGATGGGCAAGAGAGGAAGTGAAGACAAAATCATAGAGGAAATTCAGTATCTGAAAGAAGAGTTTGATAAGTTTGAAG GGAAAGCCTTCGACACAACAGAGCCTGTGAACTACGCTGTGTCAAACATCATCTCATCTATTGTGTACGGCAGCAGATTTGAATACACAGACCCTCGATTCACAGAAATGGTCGACAGGGCAAATGAAAATGTTCGGGTTGGTGGATCGGCTATTATGATG CTTAATAATATATTTCCATGGTTGGGTCCACTCCTCAACAGCAGAAGGATTATTTTAAGAAATGTGTTGAAAAGTAGAGCGGAGATGACGAGGTTGATCAATGGGCTGCTGGAGACTCTGAATCCACAGGACCGCAGAGGGTTTGTCGACTCCTTTCTCATCCGCAAGCAGAGTGATGAG AAATCCTGCAAGAAAGACTCGTACTTTCACCAGGAGAATCTTTTTATGACGGTAGCAAATCTGTTTGTCGCTGGTACTGACACAACAGGAACGACTCTGCGCTGGGGTTTGATGCTCATGGCCAAATACCCTCAGATACAGG ATCGAGTTCAAGAGGAGATTGACCGAGTGATCGGTGGACGTCAGCCAGTGGTGGAAGATAGAAAGAAATTACCGTATACAGATGCTGTGATTCATGAAACTCAGAGACTGGCCAACATAGTGCCCATGAATCTCCCTCACAAGACCAGCTGTGACGTTCACTTCAATGGATACTTCATCAAAAAG GGTACTCCTGTCATTCCTCTCCTGACGTCTGTTCTGAAGGATCCAAGCGAATGGGAGAAACCGAACAGCTTTTACCCAGAACACTTCCTAGACGAGAAGGGCCAGTTTGTCAAGAGAGATGCTTTCATGCCCTTTTCTGCAG GCCGAAGGGTTTGTTTGGGAGAGAGTTTGGCCAGGATGGAGCTCTTCCTGTTCTTCACTTCCCTCCTTCAGAGCTACCGCTTCACAACTCCACCTGGAGTGTCTGGAGATGATCTGGATCTCAAAGGAACAGTGGGAATCACGTTGAATCCGTCCCCACACAAGCTGTGTGCGATCAGACGCTCCTGA